In a single window of the Atlantibacter hermannii genome:
- the adaA gene encoding putative helix-turn-helix protein, which produces MQGVPEQFTDEKDRARFRHLAAIPGVELYHAHIARFAFEPHTHEAFGIGTIEWGAERFRYRGADHVAAVNSLVTMNPDELHTGEAETHGGWRYRMIYIEPALLEQITGVRQWWFNDVERHDPLRAQTTGRIIYNLWHQHDPLAQQGLLFELIEAFRPYARHGGKQILTGHTRFDRVRDYVHDNYMHALSLEELAREAALSPYHFLRQFKAHFHVTPHQMLMAVRLWRAKQFLTNGMPASEVAIATGLSDQSHLTRAFTRRYGITPVRYQKQVVRG; this is translated from the coding sequence GTGCAAGGGGTTCCAGAACAGTTTACCGATGAAAAAGATCGCGCCCGGTTTCGGCATTTAGCCGCGATCCCGGGCGTCGAGCTTTATCACGCGCATATTGCCCGCTTTGCTTTCGAACCTCATACCCATGAAGCCTTCGGCATCGGCACCATTGAATGGGGAGCCGAGCGCTTTCGTTATCGCGGTGCCGATCATGTCGCGGCGGTAAATTCTCTTGTGACCATGAACCCGGACGAACTTCACACGGGCGAAGCCGAAACCCACGGCGGCTGGCGCTACCGAATGATCTACATCGAACCGGCTTTGCTGGAGCAGATCACGGGCGTCAGACAGTGGTGGTTTAATGATGTTGAACGCCACGATCCGCTGCGCGCCCAGACGACGGGCCGGATCATTTACAACCTGTGGCATCAACACGATCCGCTGGCCCAGCAAGGCTTATTATTCGAGCTGATCGAAGCGTTCCGCCCTTATGCCCGCCATGGCGGTAAACAAATCCTTACCGGCCATACCCGTTTCGACCGGGTACGCGACTATGTGCATGATAACTACATGCACGCGCTGAGCCTTGAGGAGCTGGCGCGCGAGGCGGCGCTCAGCCCCTACCATTTTCTGCGTCAGTTTAAAGCGCATTTCCATGTTACGCCCCATCAGATGTTGATGGCGGTCCGCTTATGGCGCGCCAAACAGTTTTTGACTAATGGCATGCCCGCCTCCGAAGTGGCCATCGCTACCGGGCTGAGCGATCAATCACATCTGACGCGTGCCTTTACTCGCCGCTACGGCATTACGCCGGTGCGCTATCAAAAGCAGGTCGTCAGAGGTTAA
- the ytfF gene encoding membrane protein YtfF, translating to MFTGVLFALAAGLMWGLIFVGPLIVPEYPAVLQSTGRYLALGLIAIPVAWLGRRRLLQLSSRDWWTALCLSAVGNLIYYVCLASAIQRTGAPVSTMIIGTLPVVIPVFANLLYSQRDGKIPWRQLTPSLLLIAFGLILVNYAELRGGLVDFDLWRYGSGIALALVSVVCWAWYALRNARWLREHPDKPPMMWATAQGLVTLPMSLVGYVAACLWLSHQQTAFTLPFGPRPAVFITLMIAIAVLCSWVGALCWNEASQRLPTVILGPLIVFETLAGLLYTFLMRQSLPPLVTALGILLLVVGVVLAVRAKPQKTQPDIVPVTPGS from the coding sequence ATGTTTACTGGAGTATTGTTCGCCCTTGCCGCAGGGCTGATGTGGGGATTGATTTTCGTTGGGCCGCTGATCGTGCCTGAGTATCCGGCTGTGTTGCAATCGACAGGACGCTATCTGGCGCTGGGTCTGATTGCTATTCCTGTCGCCTGGCTGGGCCGCCGCCGTTTACTGCAACTCTCCTCCCGCGACTGGTGGACGGCCCTGTGCCTCTCCGCCGTCGGGAACCTGATTTACTATGTCTGCCTTGCCAGCGCCATCCAGCGCACCGGCGCGCCGGTTTCCACGATGATTATCGGTACGCTACCGGTCGTGATCCCGGTTTTCGCCAACCTGCTCTACAGCCAGCGCGACGGAAAAATTCCCTGGCGACAACTCACGCCTTCTTTATTGCTTATTGCCTTCGGCTTAATACTGGTGAATTACGCTGAACTGCGCGGCGGTCTGGTGGATTTCGATCTCTGGCGCTATGGCAGCGGAATTGCGCTGGCACTGGTGTCGGTGGTGTGCTGGGCCTGGTATGCGTTACGCAACGCACGCTGGCTACGCGAACACCCGGATAAACCGCCGATGATGTGGGCCACTGCGCAGGGGCTGGTCACACTGCCAATGTCACTGGTGGGTTACGTGGCGGCATGCCTGTGGCTTTCCCATCAACAGACGGCATTCACGCTACCTTTCGGGCCGCGCCCGGCGGTATTTATCACCCTGATGATCGCCATTGCGGTGCTGTGCTCATGGGTAGGCGCGCTATGCTGGAACGAAGCCAGCCAGCGTCTGCCGACGGTGATCCTCGGGCCGCTCATCGTGTTTGAAACGCTCGCTGGCCTGCTCTATACCTTCCTGATGCGCCAGAGCCTGCCGCCGCTGGTCACTGCGCTGGGCATTCTGCTGTTGGTGGTCGGCGTGGTACTGGCCGTACGTGCCAAACCGCAGAAAACACAGCCCGACATCGTTCCCGTTACACCGGGTTCCTGA
- the ytfG gene encoding NAD(P)H:quinone oxidoreductase, with protein sequence MIAVTGATGQLGQLVINELLATHNAQDLVAIVRNPAKAQALAQKGVQVREADYGNSAALAQALQGVEKLLLISSSEVGQRAPQHRNIINAAKSAGVQLIAYTSLLHADTSPLGLRAEHIETENDLAQSGIPFVLLRNGWYSENYLASVPAALEHGAFIGSAGDGKIASASRQDYAAAAAKVLSLDNQAGKVYELAGDEAWTLTELAEKLSALTGKSVVYENLSEADFAAALQNAGLPEGFARLLADSDVGASKGGLYDDCHQLSRLIGRPTTSIDDSLKASL encoded by the coding sequence ATGATTGCAGTAACCGGCGCAACCGGCCAGCTTGGCCAATTAGTCATCAATGAACTGTTAGCAACCCATAACGCTCAGGATCTTGTGGCGATCGTGCGTAATCCTGCGAAAGCACAGGCACTCGCACAAAAAGGGGTTCAGGTTCGCGAAGCGGACTATGGCAACTCTGCAGCGCTGGCACAGGCGCTACAGGGCGTGGAAAAGCTACTGCTGATTTCATCAAGCGAAGTGGGCCAACGCGCCCCCCAGCATCGTAATATCATTAATGCGGCAAAATCCGCTGGCGTACAGCTGATCGCCTATACCAGCCTGCTGCATGCAGACACATCTCCGCTGGGGCTACGCGCCGAACATATTGAAACCGAAAACGATCTGGCGCAATCCGGCATCCCCTTTGTACTGCTGCGCAACGGCTGGTATAGCGAAAACTATCTGGCAAGCGTCCCGGCGGCACTGGAACACGGCGCGTTTATCGGCAGCGCCGGGGACGGTAAAATCGCCTCCGCATCGCGTCAGGACTACGCCGCCGCTGCGGCTAAAGTATTGAGCCTCGATAACCAGGCCGGAAAAGTTTATGAGCTGGCGGGCGACGAGGCCTGGACGCTGACGGAGCTGGCAGAAAAACTCTCTGCGCTGACCGGTAAAAGCGTGGTCTATGAGAATCTCAGCGAAGCAGATTTTGCCGCCGCGTTGCAGAACGCCGGTCTGCCTGAAGGATTTGCCCGACTGTTGGCTGATTCCGATGTCGGCGCGTCTAAGGGCGGATTGTATGACGACTGTCATCAGTTGAGCCGTCTGATTGGCCGCCCCACTACCTCCATCGACGACAGCCTCAAAGCCAGTCTGTAA
- the cpdB gene encoding bifunctional 2',3'-cyclic nucleotide 2'-phosphodiesterase/3'-nucleotidase periplasmic protein, which yields MMIKFSATLLATLVTANVCAATVDLRILETTDLHSNMMDFDYYKDAPTEKFGLVRTATLINAARGEATNSVLVDNGDLIQGSPLGDYMAAKGLKDGDVHPVFTAMNTLDYAVGNLGNHEFNYGLDYLHKALAGANYPYVNANVIDAKTQKPLFTPWLIKPTEVKDRDGKTHTLKIGYIGFVPPQIMTWDKANLSGKVTVTDITETARRYIPQMRASGADLVVVVAHSGLSAEPYKALAENSVYYLSQVPGVDAILFGHAHVVFPGKDFAAIKGADIEKGTLNGIPAVMPGMWGDHLGVVDMVLNNDAGKWQVNEAKAQARPIYDAAAKKSLAAEDANLVKVLKPSHDATRDFVSQPIGKSADNLYSYLALVQDDPTVQVVNNAQRAYVEHFIQGDPDLASLPVLSAAAPFKVGGRKNDPASYVEVEKGQLTFRNAADLYLYPNTLVVVKASGKEVKEWLECSAGQFNQIDVTNSKPQSLINWDGFRTYNFDVIDGVNYQIDVTQPAKYDGECQLINAGAERIKDLTFNGKPIDMNATFLVATNNYRAYGGKFAGTGDAHIAFASPDENRSVLAAWIGAQTKQAGEIHPAADNNWRLAPIHSDKPLDIRFETSPGEKAAAFIQQKAQYPMKHVGNDEIGFALYQLDLTAH from the coding sequence GCGCAACGCTCCTGGCGACGCTTGTAACGGCCAATGTCTGTGCCGCAACGGTCGATTTAAGAATTCTCGAAACCACCGATTTGCACAGCAATATGATGGATTTCGACTATTACAAAGATGCCCCTACGGAAAAATTCGGCCTGGTGCGCACCGCCACGTTGATTAACGCCGCACGCGGCGAGGCCACCAACAGCGTGCTGGTGGATAACGGCGATCTGATTCAGGGCAGCCCACTGGGCGATTACATGGCGGCGAAGGGCCTGAAGGACGGCGATGTTCACCCGGTGTTCACCGCAATGAATACCCTCGATTACGCCGTAGGTAATCTGGGCAACCATGAATTTAACTACGGTCTGGATTATCTCCATAAAGCGCTGGCTGGGGCAAATTACCCCTACGTTAACGCCAACGTGATTGACGCCAAAACGCAAAAACCGCTGTTCACGCCCTGGTTAATCAAACCTACCGAAGTTAAAGACAGAGACGGCAAAACGCACACGCTGAAAATCGGCTATATCGGCTTTGTGCCGCCGCAAATTATGACCTGGGATAAAGCCAACCTGAGCGGCAAAGTCACCGTGACCGATATCACCGAAACCGCCCGCCGCTATATTCCGCAGATGCGCGCCAGCGGTGCCGATCTGGTGGTCGTTGTAGCGCATTCAGGCCTTTCCGCCGAGCCCTACAAAGCGCTGGCGGAGAATTCAGTGTATTACCTGAGCCAGGTGCCAGGCGTAGACGCCATCCTGTTTGGCCATGCCCATGTGGTATTCCCGGGTAAAGATTTCGCCGCCATAAAAGGCGCGGATATTGAGAAAGGGACGTTAAACGGCATTCCGGCGGTGATGCCCGGCATGTGGGGCGATCATCTGGGCGTCGTGGACATGGTGCTAAACAATGATGCCGGGAAATGGCAGGTCAACGAGGCGAAAGCGCAGGCGCGGCCCATTTATGATGCCGCCGCGAAGAAATCCCTGGCGGCGGAAGACGCAAACCTGGTGAAGGTGCTGAAGCCTTCCCATGACGCCACGCGTGATTTTGTCAGCCAGCCTATAGGGAAATCCGCTGATAATCTCTACAGCTATCTGGCGCTGGTTCAGGACGATCCGACCGTGCAGGTGGTCAATAACGCCCAGCGCGCCTACGTTGAGCATTTTATTCAGGGCGATCCGGATCTGGCTTCGCTGCCGGTACTGTCAGCCGCCGCGCCGTTTAAAGTGGGCGGCCGTAAAAACGATCCGGCAAGTTATGTAGAAGTGGAAAAAGGCCAGCTCACGTTCCGCAACGCTGCCGATCTTTACCTTTATCCGAATACGCTGGTGGTCGTTAAAGCCAGCGGTAAAGAGGTTAAAGAGTGGCTGGAGTGTTCCGCCGGACAGTTTAACCAGATCGACGTTACTAACAGTAAGCCCCAGAGCCTGATTAACTGGGATGGTTTCCGCACCTATAACTTTGACGTTATTGACGGCGTAAACTATCAGATTGACGTTACCCAACCCGCAAAATATGACGGCGAATGCCAGCTCATCAATGCCGGGGCGGAGCGGATCAAGGACCTGACCTTTAACGGCAAACCCATTGATATGAACGCGACATTCCTGGTCGCGACCAATAACTATCGCGCTTACGGCGGTAAGTTTGCCGGTACCGGCGACGCACACATCGCCTTCGCTTCTCCGGATGAAAACCGCTCGGTGCTTGCCGCATGGATTGGCGCGCAAACCAAACAGGCCGGAGAAATCCATCCGGCTGCGGATAACAACTGGCGTCTTGCGCCCATCCACAGCGATAAACCGCTGGATATCCGCTTTGAAACGTCGCCAGGCGAAAAAGCCGCTGCGTTTATCCAGCAAAAAGCGCAGTATCCGATGAAACACGTCGGCAACGATGAGATTGGTTTTGCGCTGTATCAGCTCGATTTAACGGCCCATTAA
- the ytfH gene encoding putative transcriptional regulator YtfH: MPSTKSLTQQLRDGNLFAEQCPSRDVLKHVTSRWGVLILVALRDGTHRFSDLRRKMGGVSEKMLAQTLQWLEQDGFVNRVSYPVVPPHVEYSLTPLGEDVSEKVAALADWIEINLPQVMASRQGRDASAA, translated from the coding sequence ATGCCCTCTACCAAAAGCCTTACGCAACAACTGCGCGACGGTAATTTGTTTGCGGAACAGTGCCCGTCGCGGGATGTGTTGAAGCATGTGACCAGCCGTTGGGGCGTACTGATTCTGGTGGCGCTGCGCGACGGCACGCATCGGTTCAGCGATCTACGGCGCAAAATGGGTGGGGTAAGCGAAAAAATGCTGGCCCAGACGCTGCAATGGCTGGAGCAGGACGGCTTCGTCAACCGGGTTTCTTACCCGGTCGTACCGCCCCATGTGGAATACAGCCTGACGCCGCTGGGTGAGGACGTCAGCGAGAAGGTGGCCGCGCTGGCGGACTGGATTGAAATAAATTTACCGCAGGTTATGGCGTCCCGTCAGGGACGGGACGCCAGCGCCGCTTAA
- the ytfE gene encoding regulator of cell morphogenesis and NO signaling produces the protein MAFRDQPLGELALTIPRASALFRKYNLDFCCGGKQTLLRAATRQELDLDAIEAELTALADEPIEKEWRTAPLAEIIDHIIVRYHDRHREQLPELIYQATKVERVHADKPNVPKGLTKYLTMLHEELSSHMMKEEQILFPMIKQGMGSHATGPITVMESEHDEAGELLEVIKHTTNNVTPPPEACTTWKAMYNGINELIDDLMNHISLENNVLFPRALAGEK, from the coding sequence ATGGCCTTCCGTGATCAACCTTTAGGTGAACTGGCTTTAACCATTCCCCGCGCTTCTGCGCTGTTCCGTAAATACAATCTCGATTTCTGCTGTGGCGGCAAGCAAACCCTGTTGCGTGCAGCAACGCGCCAGGAACTGGATCTGGACGCCATCGAAGCGGAGCTGACCGCCTTGGCTGACGAGCCGATAGAAAAAGAGTGGCGTACCGCACCGCTGGCGGAAATCATCGATCACATTATTGTGCGGTATCACGATCGTCACCGCGAACAACTGCCGGAACTGATTTATCAGGCCACCAAAGTGGAACGCGTACACGCCGATAAGCCGAATGTGCCAAAAGGCCTGACGAAGTACCTGACTATGCTGCATGAAGAGCTTTCCAGCCACATGATGAAAGAAGAGCAGATCCTGTTTCCGATGATTAAACAGGGAATGGGCAGCCACGCGACCGGGCCGATTACGGTAATGGAAAGCGAGCATGATGAAGCGGGTGAACTGCTGGAAGTGATTAAGCACACCACCAACAACGTGACGCCGCCGCCGGAAGCCTGCACAACATGGAAAGCGATGTATAACGGTATTAACGAGCTGATTGACGATTTGATGAATCACATCAGCCTCGAAAACAATGTTCTTTTTCCGCGTGCCCTCGCTGGAGAAAAATAA